A window from Citrus sinensis cultivar Valencia sweet orange chromosome 3, DVS_A1.0, whole genome shotgun sequence encodes these proteins:
- the LOC102612366 gene encoding protein TIME FOR COFFEE isoform X1 yields MLMERSREARRSNMAASNGLARRRQRSTSLRESHAVEEDSQMVLQDTVRLRDRAKKRDRDRERERERDREFSNHHKRRRGDSLTVGEEERSEESVPADEEDFVIEERRVAHAISHNNTSLSSSSLSNQNSRKSLPPTRLPVKQAPALKAADELIGALVPRKARSASVKRSHESWLSGNGGFWEDQKASSTSPASRSTEANSPSSSNVSIRKKMKLSRRKTRLPKVAKCFSPPLQQDDIEIEIAEVLFGLMKQSQDSNKEDDSNTTKLESIDDMAISQNTKSSVSVLPQSNIPAPDLLLGGAAQKKKNVEVDNSSNPFCNASGSSSTKVDSKMETSAPKSEQTATHEVDAFKVASMAVEPQEEVTEQGDSKLSIQGPGSPDGPVTEKKSISSKEESATCLKMDVDFPDSTVTKGASIILENDGRKEEKFKIDLMAPPPMVSSPEREGFNDFAPDPSFEANDVKMKSLVKDEEKTDRFLKEELVVKEVEEKKIHAIGDKRQLKIDLEKPNQDNGRDSSITSQQASQKQHQPQSKSTIAKVEKTGAESSSIPLKVSVPGWPNGLQPLGYLPPFQTMTPIDSSTISATAQQHSSFMLSQPQSKRCATHCYIARNIYLNQQLEKMNPFWSAGAGSDSLCGAKPNNPSAMPSTENIIHGSPLQGSCQLLNLHSGRDKGQAVASFPHPAQKDKSSEGVNFMDPAQNKQLVLQQAPQLPPAGNLLHASALIFRVSQQQAAVTAAANQPGPSKSAVTSTKSASVSGNSTAAPPATTVALPPAVSASAVGYNFPNLAGNETPYLTILQNNGYQFPVPTPIGTAPVIRGGTHAQALPFFNGSFYSPQIFHPSQLYHQQQPHSQSIMQAAHQNTSTSSASSSSHKQLHNHQSRGMSVIGNNFVSSMTMQSQQTQKQHVSSSNQNHKLEAEMSGENTPSVANSRLSHNQTSVYGQNFTVPLQPLNFQLMPSSAVGGSTGATHNEKQQQSQQKSVKGGVELIPQAFAMSFTSSGTNSPSNLNFSHNPAIFQSLPDMARYQVVPAAQAAPQKNHQITEVKTGGSSKHDEGKKPGLGKSSASNVQTLVFDNSARTLNFDSSPITGNWPSCSITSTTITTNVPIAANLQNFQQQQLLQLQQQQMLQQQQQSTAAARSKAQTTKCLPSSSIGAKLSNKAPTFSQTLVQSNSSSQSPQWKNSARNPTNQVPPTSLTSSGISNIKNVSQQQVRSSQGHTQISFERHFKSGLAPQGQQITTSNLSPTRSKAGSSILTLQSQPAENSSASAGQKSSPVCGRNVPSILSTCPSHLSELKY; encoded by the exons ATGCTTATGGAAAGAAGCCGAGAAGCAAGAAGATCAAACATGGCGGCCTCAAATGGACTGGCAAGACGAAGACAAAGGAGCACTAGTCTTCGTGAATCTCATG CTGTAGAAGAAGATTCACAGATGGTGCTACAAGACACAGTGAGGCTACGTGATCGAGCAAAGAAAAGAGACCGGGACAGAGAACGAGAGAGGGAAAGAGATCGAGAGTTTTCGAATCATCACAAGCGCAGGAGAGGAGACAGTTTGACGGTAGGTGAAGAAGAGAGAAGCGAAGAAAGTGTACCTGCTGATGAAGAGGACTTTGTAATCGAGGAAAGAAGAGTTGCTCATGCGATTTCTCACAACAACACTTCAttatcttcttcctctttatCGAACCAGAATAGTAGAAAAAGCTTACCTCCCACCAGACTACCAGTCAAGCAAGCGCCCGCCCTGAAGGCCGCCGATGAGTTGATTGGAGCTCTGGTCCCCAGAAAGGCTCGCTCAG CTTCGGTTAAAAGGTCACATGAGAGTTGGCTATCTGGAAATGGTGGATTTTGGGAAGACCAGAAAGCTTCCTCCACTTCGCCGGCGAGTCGGAGCACTGAAGCTAATTCACCGTCATCGTCAAATGTTTCAATTAGAAAAAAGATG AAACTAAGTAGACGCAAGACTCGGCTTCCAAAGGTGGCCAAATGCTTTAGCCCACCTCTTCAACAAGATGATATCGAGATTGAAATTGCTGAGGTTTTGTTCGGGTTAATGAAACAATCCCAGGACTCGAATAAGGAGGATGATAGTAACACCACAAAGCTTGAATCAATAGATGATATGGCCATCAGCCAGAATACTAAATCATCTGTTTCTGTTTTGCCTCAGAGCAATATCCCTGCACCAGATCTCTTGCTTGGTGGTGCTG cccagaagaagaaaaacgTTGAGGTTGATAATTCTTCAAATCCGTTTTGTAATGCTTCAGGTTCATCTTCTACCAAGGTTGATAGCAAGATGGAAACTTCTGCTCCAAAATCGGAGCAAACTGCCACTCATGAAGTGGATGCTTTTAAAGTTGCATCCATGGCGGTGGAGCCGCAGGAAGAGGTAACCGAGCAAGGTGATTCGAAGTTATCGATTCAAGGACCGGGTAGCCCAGATGGTCCTGTTACTGAGAAAAAATCTATTTCATCTAAGGAAGAATCTGCTACGTGCCTTAAAATGGATGTTGATTTTCCAGATTCGACTGTGACAAAAGG GGCTTCAATCATACTGGAGAACGATGGCCGAAAAGAGGAGAAGTTCAAGATTGATCTGATG GCTCCTCCTCCTATGGTATCTTCTCCTGAAAGGGAAGGCTTCAATGATTTCGCACCAGATCCTTCATTCGAGGCTAATGATGTCAAAATG AAATCTTTGgtcaaagatgaagaaaagacAGACAGATTTTTGAAGGAGGAACTGGTGGTGAAGGAAGTTGAAGAGAAGAAGATACACGCAATTGGAGACAAGCGCCAATTGAAGATTGATTTAGAAAAGCCAAATCAAGATAATGGAAGAGATAGTTCTATTACATCACAACAGGCGAGTCAGAAACAGCACCAACCGCAATCTAAATCTACCATTGCTAAAGTGGAAAAAACAG GAGCAGAATCCAGCTCCATTCCTTTAAAAGTCTCTGTACCTGGCTGGCCAAATGGTCTCCAACCACTGGG ATACCTGCCTCCATTTCAAACAATGACTCCCATCGACAGCAGCACCATATCAGCCACTGCTCAACAG CATTCTTCATTTATGCTCTCTCAACCCCAGTCAAAGAGGTGCGCTACCCACTGTTACATTGCTCGCAACATCTACTTGAATCAACAACTGGAAAAGATGAATCCCTTCTGGTCGGCAGGAGCCGGTTCTGATTCATTATGTGGAGCCAAACCCAACAATCCCAGTGCCATGCCCTCAACAGAAAACATAATTCATGGAAGCCCCCTGCAAGGAAGCTGTCAGCTTTTGAACCTACACTCTGGGAGGGACAAAGGTCAAGCTGTGGCAAGCTTTCCACATCCTGCTCAGAAAGATAAAAGCTCTGAGGGTGTTAATTTCATGGACCCAGCACAAAACAAGCAGCTTGTGCTTCAACAAGCTCCACAGCTACCTCCAGCTGGTAATCTTTTG CATGCCTCTGCATTGATCTTCCGTGTAAGCCAGCAACAAGCAGCAGTAACAGCAGCAGCAAATCAACCTGGACCTTCAAAATCTGCTGTTACCTCAACCAAAAGTGCATCAGTATCTGGTAATTCAACAGCTGCACCTCCTGCTACCACTGTGGCATTGCCACCAGCAGTGTCAGCATCCGCTGTGGGCTATAACTTCCCAAATTTGGCGGGCAATGAAACTCCATACTTGACTATACTTCAAAATAATGGATATCAATTTCCGGTCCCTACTCCTATTGGAACAGCACCTGTAATTAGAGGAGGAACCCATGCTCAAGCATTGCCATTCTTTAATGGTTCTTTCTATTCACCTCAAATTTTCCATCCTTCTCAACTTTACCATCAACAACAGCCTCACTCTCAATCTATAATGCAAGCTGCCCATCAGAATACAAGCACATCAAGTGCCTCTTCATCATCTCACAAGCAATTGCATAATCATCAGTCAAGGGGGATGTCAGTTATTGGTAATAATTTTGTGAGCTCAATGACCATGCAATCGCAACAAACGCAAAAGCAGCATGTATCATCATCCAATCAAAATCACAAGCTTGAGGCGGAGATGAGTGGAGAGAATACCCCATCAGTTGCCAATAGCCGACTCTCTCACAACCAAACAAGTGTGTATGGCCAGAACTTCACAGTTCCTCTTCAGCCACTGAACTTTCAATTGATGCCATCTTCAGCAGTTGGTGGCAGTACTGGCGCAACTCATAATGAGAAGCAGCAACAATCCCAGCAGAAGAGTGTAAAGGGTGGAGTTGAGCTCATCCCTCAGGCATTTGCCATGTCATTTACTTCCAGTGGAACCAATTCACCTTCAAACCttaatttttcacataatcCTGCAATCTTTCAGAGCCTTCCAGATATGGCTCGATACCAGGTTGTGCCTGCAGCTCAGGCTGCACCTCAAAAGAATCACCAGATAACTGAGGTGAAAACTGGAGGTTCATCAAAACATGATGAGGGTAAAAAGCCAGGTTTGGGGAAGTCATCTGCCTCGAATGTGCAGACGCTTGTTTTTGACAATTCAGCCAGAACTCTTAACTTCGATTCATCCCCAATCACTGGAAATTGGCCTTCTTGCAGCATAACATCAACCACTATAACCACAAATGTCCCTATTGCTGCCAATTTGCAAAATTTCCAGCAACAGCAACTGCTTCAGCTCCAGCAGCAGCAAATGTTGCAGCAACAACAGCAATCCACAGCAGCAGCTCGAAGCAAAGCCCAGACAACTAAATGCTTGCCTTCTTCTTCCATTGGCGCCAAGCTCTCGAACAAAGCCCCTACTTTCTCACAAACTCTGGTCCAAAGCAACAGTTCTAGTCAATCACCACAATGGAAGAACTCGGCAAGGAACCCGACTAATCAAGTCCCTCCAACATCACTCACATCGTCCGGCATCTCAAACATCAAGAATGTTTCCCAGCAACAAGTAAGATCTTCACAGGGGCATACTCAGATATCTTTTGAAAGACATTTCAAGTCAGGCTTAGCACCTCAAGGGCAACAAATAACCACTAGCAACCTATCACCAACAAGGAGCAAAGCTGGCTCATCAATTCTTACATTGCAATCACAGCCGGCTGAGAATTCTTCAGCTAGCGCTGGGCAGAAATCCTCCCCAGTCTGTGGAAGGAATGTGCCATCAATCCTGAGCACATGTCCTAGTCACCTCTCTGAACTCAAGTACTAA
- the LOC102612366 gene encoding protein TIME FOR COFFEE isoform X2, producing the protein MLMERSREARRSNMAASNGLARRRQRSTSLRESHAVEEDSQMVLQDTVRLRDRAKKRDRDRERERERDREFSNHHKRRRGDSLTVGEEERSEESVPADEEDFVIEERRVAHAISHNNTSLSSSSLSNQNSRKSLPPTRLPVKQAPALKAADELIGALVPRKARSASVKRSHESWLSGNGGFWEDQKASSTSPASRSTEANSPSSSNVSIRKKMKLSRRKTRLPKVAKCFSPPLQQDDIEIEIAEVLFGLMKQSQDSNKEDDSNTTKLESIDDMAISQNTKSSVSVLPQSNIPAPDLLLGGAAQKKKNVEVDNSSNPFCNASGSSSTKVDSKMETSAPKSEQTATHEVDAFKVASMAVEPQEEVTEQGDSKLSIQGPGSPDGPVTEKKSISSKEESATCLKMDVDFPDSTVTKGASIILENDGRKEEKFKIDLMAPPPMVSSPEREGFNDFAPDPSFEANDVKMKSLVKDEEKTDRFLKEELVVKEVEEKKIHAIGDKRQLKIDLEKPNQDNGRDSSITSQQASQKQHQPQSKSTIAKVEKTESSSIPLKVSVPGWPNGLQPLGYLPPFQTMTPIDSSTISATAQQHSSFMLSQPQSKRCATHCYIARNIYLNQQLEKMNPFWSAGAGSDSLCGAKPNNPSAMPSTENIIHGSPLQGSCQLLNLHSGRDKGQAVASFPHPAQKDKSSEGVNFMDPAQNKQLVLQQAPQLPPAGNLLHASALIFRVSQQQAAVTAAANQPGPSKSAVTSTKSASVSGNSTAAPPATTVALPPAVSASAVGYNFPNLAGNETPYLTILQNNGYQFPVPTPIGTAPVIRGGTHAQALPFFNGSFYSPQIFHPSQLYHQQQPHSQSIMQAAHQNTSTSSASSSSHKQLHNHQSRGMSVIGNNFVSSMTMQSQQTQKQHVSSSNQNHKLEAEMSGENTPSVANSRLSHNQTSVYGQNFTVPLQPLNFQLMPSSAVGGSTGATHNEKQQQSQQKSVKGGVELIPQAFAMSFTSSGTNSPSNLNFSHNPAIFQSLPDMARYQVVPAAQAAPQKNHQITEVKTGGSSKHDEGKKPGLGKSSASNVQTLVFDNSARTLNFDSSPITGNWPSCSITSTTITTNVPIAANLQNFQQQQLLQLQQQQMLQQQQQSTAAARSKAQTTKCLPSSSIGAKLSNKAPTFSQTLVQSNSSSQSPQWKNSARNPTNQVPPTSLTSSGISNIKNVSQQQVRSSQGHTQISFERHFKSGLAPQGQQITTSNLSPTRSKAGSSILTLQSQPAENSSASAGQKSSPVCGRNVPSILSTCPSHLSELKY; encoded by the exons ATGCTTATGGAAAGAAGCCGAGAAGCAAGAAGATCAAACATGGCGGCCTCAAATGGACTGGCAAGACGAAGACAAAGGAGCACTAGTCTTCGTGAATCTCATG CTGTAGAAGAAGATTCACAGATGGTGCTACAAGACACAGTGAGGCTACGTGATCGAGCAAAGAAAAGAGACCGGGACAGAGAACGAGAGAGGGAAAGAGATCGAGAGTTTTCGAATCATCACAAGCGCAGGAGAGGAGACAGTTTGACGGTAGGTGAAGAAGAGAGAAGCGAAGAAAGTGTACCTGCTGATGAAGAGGACTTTGTAATCGAGGAAAGAAGAGTTGCTCATGCGATTTCTCACAACAACACTTCAttatcttcttcctctttatCGAACCAGAATAGTAGAAAAAGCTTACCTCCCACCAGACTACCAGTCAAGCAAGCGCCCGCCCTGAAGGCCGCCGATGAGTTGATTGGAGCTCTGGTCCCCAGAAAGGCTCGCTCAG CTTCGGTTAAAAGGTCACATGAGAGTTGGCTATCTGGAAATGGTGGATTTTGGGAAGACCAGAAAGCTTCCTCCACTTCGCCGGCGAGTCGGAGCACTGAAGCTAATTCACCGTCATCGTCAAATGTTTCAATTAGAAAAAAGATG AAACTAAGTAGACGCAAGACTCGGCTTCCAAAGGTGGCCAAATGCTTTAGCCCACCTCTTCAACAAGATGATATCGAGATTGAAATTGCTGAGGTTTTGTTCGGGTTAATGAAACAATCCCAGGACTCGAATAAGGAGGATGATAGTAACACCACAAAGCTTGAATCAATAGATGATATGGCCATCAGCCAGAATACTAAATCATCTGTTTCTGTTTTGCCTCAGAGCAATATCCCTGCACCAGATCTCTTGCTTGGTGGTGCTG cccagaagaagaaaaacgTTGAGGTTGATAATTCTTCAAATCCGTTTTGTAATGCTTCAGGTTCATCTTCTACCAAGGTTGATAGCAAGATGGAAACTTCTGCTCCAAAATCGGAGCAAACTGCCACTCATGAAGTGGATGCTTTTAAAGTTGCATCCATGGCGGTGGAGCCGCAGGAAGAGGTAACCGAGCAAGGTGATTCGAAGTTATCGATTCAAGGACCGGGTAGCCCAGATGGTCCTGTTACTGAGAAAAAATCTATTTCATCTAAGGAAGAATCTGCTACGTGCCTTAAAATGGATGTTGATTTTCCAGATTCGACTGTGACAAAAGG GGCTTCAATCATACTGGAGAACGATGGCCGAAAAGAGGAGAAGTTCAAGATTGATCTGATG GCTCCTCCTCCTATGGTATCTTCTCCTGAAAGGGAAGGCTTCAATGATTTCGCACCAGATCCTTCATTCGAGGCTAATGATGTCAAAATG AAATCTTTGgtcaaagatgaagaaaagacAGACAGATTTTTGAAGGAGGAACTGGTGGTGAAGGAAGTTGAAGAGAAGAAGATACACGCAATTGGAGACAAGCGCCAATTGAAGATTGATTTAGAAAAGCCAAATCAAGATAATGGAAGAGATAGTTCTATTACATCACAACAGGCGAGTCAGAAACAGCACCAACCGCAATCTAAATCTACCATTGCTAAAGTGGAAAAAACAG AATCCAGCTCCATTCCTTTAAAAGTCTCTGTACCTGGCTGGCCAAATGGTCTCCAACCACTGGG ATACCTGCCTCCATTTCAAACAATGACTCCCATCGACAGCAGCACCATATCAGCCACTGCTCAACAG CATTCTTCATTTATGCTCTCTCAACCCCAGTCAAAGAGGTGCGCTACCCACTGTTACATTGCTCGCAACATCTACTTGAATCAACAACTGGAAAAGATGAATCCCTTCTGGTCGGCAGGAGCCGGTTCTGATTCATTATGTGGAGCCAAACCCAACAATCCCAGTGCCATGCCCTCAACAGAAAACATAATTCATGGAAGCCCCCTGCAAGGAAGCTGTCAGCTTTTGAACCTACACTCTGGGAGGGACAAAGGTCAAGCTGTGGCAAGCTTTCCACATCCTGCTCAGAAAGATAAAAGCTCTGAGGGTGTTAATTTCATGGACCCAGCACAAAACAAGCAGCTTGTGCTTCAACAAGCTCCACAGCTACCTCCAGCTGGTAATCTTTTG CATGCCTCTGCATTGATCTTCCGTGTAAGCCAGCAACAAGCAGCAGTAACAGCAGCAGCAAATCAACCTGGACCTTCAAAATCTGCTGTTACCTCAACCAAAAGTGCATCAGTATCTGGTAATTCAACAGCTGCACCTCCTGCTACCACTGTGGCATTGCCACCAGCAGTGTCAGCATCCGCTGTGGGCTATAACTTCCCAAATTTGGCGGGCAATGAAACTCCATACTTGACTATACTTCAAAATAATGGATATCAATTTCCGGTCCCTACTCCTATTGGAACAGCACCTGTAATTAGAGGAGGAACCCATGCTCAAGCATTGCCATTCTTTAATGGTTCTTTCTATTCACCTCAAATTTTCCATCCTTCTCAACTTTACCATCAACAACAGCCTCACTCTCAATCTATAATGCAAGCTGCCCATCAGAATACAAGCACATCAAGTGCCTCTTCATCATCTCACAAGCAATTGCATAATCATCAGTCAAGGGGGATGTCAGTTATTGGTAATAATTTTGTGAGCTCAATGACCATGCAATCGCAACAAACGCAAAAGCAGCATGTATCATCATCCAATCAAAATCACAAGCTTGAGGCGGAGATGAGTGGAGAGAATACCCCATCAGTTGCCAATAGCCGACTCTCTCACAACCAAACAAGTGTGTATGGCCAGAACTTCACAGTTCCTCTTCAGCCACTGAACTTTCAATTGATGCCATCTTCAGCAGTTGGTGGCAGTACTGGCGCAACTCATAATGAGAAGCAGCAACAATCCCAGCAGAAGAGTGTAAAGGGTGGAGTTGAGCTCATCCCTCAGGCATTTGCCATGTCATTTACTTCCAGTGGAACCAATTCACCTTCAAACCttaatttttcacataatcCTGCAATCTTTCAGAGCCTTCCAGATATGGCTCGATACCAGGTTGTGCCTGCAGCTCAGGCTGCACCTCAAAAGAATCACCAGATAACTGAGGTGAAAACTGGAGGTTCATCAAAACATGATGAGGGTAAAAAGCCAGGTTTGGGGAAGTCATCTGCCTCGAATGTGCAGACGCTTGTTTTTGACAATTCAGCCAGAACTCTTAACTTCGATTCATCCCCAATCACTGGAAATTGGCCTTCTTGCAGCATAACATCAACCACTATAACCACAAATGTCCCTATTGCTGCCAATTTGCAAAATTTCCAGCAACAGCAACTGCTTCAGCTCCAGCAGCAGCAAATGTTGCAGCAACAACAGCAATCCACAGCAGCAGCTCGAAGCAAAGCCCAGACAACTAAATGCTTGCCTTCTTCTTCCATTGGCGCCAAGCTCTCGAACAAAGCCCCTACTTTCTCACAAACTCTGGTCCAAAGCAACAGTTCTAGTCAATCACCACAATGGAAGAACTCGGCAAGGAACCCGACTAATCAAGTCCCTCCAACATCACTCACATCGTCCGGCATCTCAAACATCAAGAATGTTTCCCAGCAACAAGTAAGATCTTCACAGGGGCATACTCAGATATCTTTTGAAAGACATTTCAAGTCAGGCTTAGCACCTCAAGGGCAACAAATAACCACTAGCAACCTATCACCAACAAGGAGCAAAGCTGGCTCATCAATTCTTACATTGCAATCACAGCCGGCTGAGAATTCTTCAGCTAGCGCTGGGCAGAAATCCTCCCCAGTCTGTGGAAGGAATGTGCCATCAATCCTGAGCACATGTCCTAGTCACCTCTCTGAACTCAAGTACTAA